One Brassica napus cultivar Da-Ae unplaced genomic scaffold, Da-Ae ScsIHWf_2680;HRSCAF=3438, whole genome shotgun sequence genomic region harbors:
- the LOC111215682 gene encoding B3 domain-containing protein At5g25470-like isoform X2 encodes MKRKKLPEREEIHETQSKKSSFSKSLSPGQNWKSKSMRIIPEEILRSNPEAFEHRVVFTVPWNNSWQLWLQGDKNCLFMIKEDWNEFVDDNLLASDDTLHFTHQGTMYFQVRIFKKDGKEILSAPLEVEPPHQEPTTVSASGGGRQSFAHVENPERYLLNPNNPYFEKTLTKTNTALYVSTPVVKKYELEFGPRNSSMHFLLPDGNKLEGFNKIYSGLHAFLGWANVCQKYNLKQGDTVVCEFELSGRVVTAVRVHFVTASNSASGRQTSRGRESFDHVESPERYLFNPNNPYFEKTLTKTNSVLYVSPPLIKKYGLEFGPHSSSIDFLLPDGSKMEGFTKSYSGLYGFLGWAAVCQKYNLKPGDTVVCEFELSRGVVSAVRVHFVNE; translated from the exons ATGAAGAGAAAAAAGTTACCGGAGAGAGAGGAGATCCACGAAACTCAGAGCAAGAAGAGTAGCTTCTCCAAGTCCCTGTCCCCAGGACAAAACTGGAAATCGAAATCCATG AGGATTATTCCTGAAGAGATTTTGAGAAGCAACCCTGAGGCTTTTGAGCACAGGGTGGTGTTCACTGTTCCTTGGAACAATTCTTGGCAGCTCTGGCTCCAGGGAGACAAGAATTGTCTGTTTATGATCAAAGAAGATTGGAATGAGTTTGTTGATGACAACCTTTTAGCTTCAGATGATACTCTGCACTTCACACATCAAGGCACTATGTATTTCCAAGTCCGGATCTTCAAGAAAGATGGTAAAGAGATCCTCTCTGCACCTCTTGAAGTTGAACCACCTCACCAGGAGCCAACCACTGTCTCTG CAAGTGGAGGAGGGAGACAGAGTTTTGCTCATGTCGAGAACCCTGAGCGTTACCTCTTGAATCCCAACAACCCTTACTTTGAGAAGACGCTGACGAAAACTAACACTGCCCTG TATGTGAGTACTCCGGTGGTTAAGAAGTATGAGTTGGAGTTTGGTCCCCGCAATTCCTCTATGCACTTCCTTCTCCCTGACGGAAACAAACTGGAGGGATTCAATAAGATTTACAGCGGTTTACATGCTTTCCTTGGCTGGGCAAATGTATGCCAAAAGTACAACCTCAAACAAGGAGACACTGTGGTTTGTGAATTTGAACTCTCTGGACGTGTGGTTACTGCTGTTAGAGTGCATTTCGTCACTGCCTCTAACTctg CAAGTGGAAGACAAACTAGTCGAGGGAGGGAGAGTTTTGATCATGTTGAAAGCCCTGAGAGATACCTCTTTAATCCCAACAACCCTTACTTTGAGAAGACGCTCACCAAAACAAACAGTGTTCTG TATGTGAGTCCTCCGTTGATTAAGAAGTATGGCTTGGAGTTTGGTCCTCATAGTTCCTCCATAGACTTCCTTCTTCCCGATGGAAGCAAAATGGAGGGCTTCACCAAGAGTTACAGCGGTTTATATGGTTTCCTGGGATGGGCAGCTGTATGTCAAAAGTACAACCTCAAACCAGGAGACACTGTGGTTTGTGAATTTGAACTCTCAAGAGGTGTGGTTTCAGCTGTTAGAGTGCATTTCGTGAATGAATAA
- the LOC111215682 gene encoding B3 domain-containing protein At5g25470-like isoform X1 — protein sequence MKRKKLPEREEIHETQSKKSSFSKSLSPGQNWKSKSMRIIPEEILRSNPEAFEHRVVFTVPWNNSWQLWLQGDKNCLFMIKEDWNEFVDDNLLASDDTLHFTHQGTMYFQVRIFKKDGKEILSAPLEVEPPHQEPTTVSASGGGRQSFAHVENPERYLLNPNNPYFEKTLTKTNTALYVSTPVVKKYELEFGPRNSSMHFLLPDGNKLEGFNKIYSGLHAFLGWANVCQKYNLKQGDTVVCEFELSGRVVTAVRVHFVTASNSVSASGRQTSRGRESFDHVESPERYLFNPNNPYFEKTLTKTNSVLYVSPPLIKKYGLEFGPHSSSIDFLLPDGSKMEGFTKSYSGLYGFLGWAAVCQKYNLKPGDTVVCEFELSRGVVSAVRVHFVNE from the exons ATGAAGAGAAAAAAGTTACCGGAGAGAGAGGAGATCCACGAAACTCAGAGCAAGAAGAGTAGCTTCTCCAAGTCCCTGTCCCCAGGACAAAACTGGAAATCGAAATCCATG AGGATTATTCCTGAAGAGATTTTGAGAAGCAACCCTGAGGCTTTTGAGCACAGGGTGGTGTTCACTGTTCCTTGGAACAATTCTTGGCAGCTCTGGCTCCAGGGAGACAAGAATTGTCTGTTTATGATCAAAGAAGATTGGAATGAGTTTGTTGATGACAACCTTTTAGCTTCAGATGATACTCTGCACTTCACACATCAAGGCACTATGTATTTCCAAGTCCGGATCTTCAAGAAAGATGGTAAAGAGATCCTCTCTGCACCTCTTGAAGTTGAACCACCTCACCAGGAGCCAACCACTGTCTCTG CAAGTGGAGGAGGGAGACAGAGTTTTGCTCATGTCGAGAACCCTGAGCGTTACCTCTTGAATCCCAACAACCCTTACTTTGAGAAGACGCTGACGAAAACTAACACTGCCCTG TATGTGAGTACTCCGGTGGTTAAGAAGTATGAGTTGGAGTTTGGTCCCCGCAATTCCTCTATGCACTTCCTTCTCCCTGACGGAAACAAACTGGAGGGATTCAATAAGATTTACAGCGGTTTACATGCTTTCCTTGGCTGGGCAAATGTATGCCAAAAGTACAACCTCAAACAAGGAGACACTGTGGTTTGTGAATTTGAACTCTCTGGACGTGTGGTTACTGCTGTTAGAGTGCATTTCGTCACTGCCTCTAACTctg TTTCAGCAAGTGGAAGACAAACTAGTCGAGGGAGGGAGAGTTTTGATCATGTTGAAAGCCCTGAGAGATACCTCTTTAATCCCAACAACCCTTACTTTGAGAAGACGCTCACCAAAACAAACAGTGTTCTG TATGTGAGTCCTCCGTTGATTAAGAAGTATGGCTTGGAGTTTGGTCCTCATAGTTCCTCCATAGACTTCCTTCTTCCCGATGGAAGCAAAATGGAGGGCTTCACCAAGAGTTACAGCGGTTTATATGGTTTCCTGGGATGGGCAGCTGTATGTCAAAAGTACAACCTCAAACCAGGAGACACTGTGGTTTGTGAATTTGAACTCTCAAGAGGTGTGGTTTCAGCTGTTAGAGTGCATTTCGTGAATGAATAA
- the LOC111197757 gene encoding uncharacterized protein LOC111197757 isoform X1 — MAIVTGDRYLENLEKFLEENADSLIDATDVLKLNPAGLHYVHLRLESLREVERMLSGAPVDYLRAYVSDIGDYRALEQLRRILRLLPSLKVVSSLPSPARDPTPLSLLPFARLKVLELRGCDLSTSSAKGLLELRHTLEKLICHNSTDALRHVFASRIAEIKDSPQWNKLAFVSCACNRLLLMDESLQLLPAVESLDLSRNKFAKVDNLRRCSKLKHLDLGFNQLRKISHLSEVSCHLVKLVLRNNALTTLRGIENLKSLEGLDVSFNIISDFSELEFLGSLSFLTDLWLEGNPFCCARWYRANVLSYVARPNDLKLDGKQIGNREFWKRQVVVTRRKTQPASYGFYSPAREEADDEGSFNRKKSQAKIYRLASIDTEEESTYVNSDQESASCELETQSKEENIKSDHEDDIFGLISKVEKLKKERSVLWLREVKEWMDHPSEGFVDVRKDGWSIDSEKKFYTKNGKNPKHHKEALRYPPGPLPGFQITDLNQKDQAYLLDGKPDEKGNMSTLDATHDITGSFSPSTYMQSPPHYQKDVLHRRHNLVEEILQLSADSYSVASSDSSSSCSENENYDSEQSNPEQDMLVDHLNENSPGEEILGSEKGTSLLYSQPEKSSIIKTWRIDESFKAKTNNIISGLHNSELASGVNHIYNWFDKRKSKRKPKKRVVSLLVDNSVISSGETSHRSDADISDSGEDGCVSDHLQEGSLTMGCNSKRTTRFWGAEKIPEVMGDLVDEYITTTLSDSSIDETCRIYVCCDCILRQESTYTQQEVVLLRSSQEKLCVLFVDVSTDSQDRNLSLLCSHAINDIQDVSVGLGLQVVRLRFKEGAEYIFKTESIEKTTVLLNITKVLDSQATESKCLGSLENIQMEMFEKEICGGLKLSIFQYSVLHFQRSTLGEVSWLPRSLFVVDGHLFICIEDFRLLSSLPKDTSSAPYFSLDSSCSISDIFEMAIESRGSSYLSLKIKQKNSTFQARPNRTATSATWKLKLFSIECVLKFVSLVKGLHPDSPEFPLLVRHLG, encoded by the exons ATGGCGATCGTGACGGGAGATCGATACCTGGAGAATCTCGAGAAGTTCCTCGAAGAAAACGCCGATTCGCTCATCGACGCCACCGATGTCCTCAAGCTCAACCCCGCGGGCCTTCACTACGTTCATCTCCGTCTCGAATCTCTCCGCGAGGTCGAGCGTATGCTCTCCGGAGCTCCCGTTGACTATCTCCGCGCCTACGTCTCCGACATCGGCGATTACCGCGCCTTAGAGCAGCTCCGACGTATTCTCCGCCTCCTCCCTTCTCTCAAAGTCGTCTCGTCGCTTCCTTCGCCGGCTCGTGATCCCACGCCGCTCTCTCTTCTTCCCTTTGCGAGGCTTAAGGTTTTGGAGCTGCGCGGGTGTGATTTGTCCACTTCGTCTGCTAAGGGATTGCTCGAACTTAGGCACACCTTGGAGAAGTTGATCTGCCACAATTCCACT GATGCGTTGCGGCATGTGTTTGCTAGTAGAATCGCCGAGATAAAGGATTCACCACAGTGGAATAAGTTGGCTTTCGTTTCATGCGCTTGTAACCGTCTCTTGCTCATGGATGAGTCGTTGCAACTTCTCCCAGCTGTTGAGTCGCTTGATCTGAGTCGGAACAAGTTTGCGAAGGTGGATAATCTTCGGAGGTGTTCCAAGTTGAAACACCTTGATCTAGGTTTCAATCAACTTAGAAAAATTTCTCACTTGAGCGAG GTATCATGTCACCTTGTTAAACTTGTTTTGAGGAACAACGCTCTAACTACATTGCGTGGGATTGAGAATTTGAAGTCACTTGAAGGCCTTGATGTTTCCTTCAATATTATTTCAGACTTCTCAGAATTGGAATTCCTTGGGAGTCTTTCATTCTTGACAGACTTGTGGTTGGAAGGAAATCCGTTTTGCTGTGCTCGATGGTACAGGGCAAATGTCCTCAGCTACGTTGCTCGTCCAAATGAT TTAAAGCTAGATGGCAAACAAATTGGGAATAGAGAATTTTGGAAGAGGCAGGTTGTTGTTACCCGTAGGAAAACTCAGCCTGCTAGCTATGGGTTCTACTCTCCGGCTAGAGAGGAAGCTGATGATGAAGGAAGCTTCAATAGAAAAAAG TCACAGGCGAAAATCTACCGGCTCGCGTCTATTGACACTGAGGAAGAGAGCACTTATGTGAATTCTGATCAAGAGTCTGCTTCATGTGAACTCGAGACTCAAAGCAAAGAGGAGAATATCAAGTCCGATCACGAAGATGATATATTTGGTCTAATAAGTAAAGTTGAAAAGTTGAAGAAAGAACGTTCGGTTCTTTGGCTGCGAGAGGTTAAGGAGTGGATGGATCATCCGTCAGAGGGTTTTGTGGATGTCAGAAAAGACGGCTGGAGTATTGATTCAGAGAAAAAGTTCTACACAAAGAATGGAAAAAACCCGAAGCATCACAAGGAAGCATTGAGATATCCACCAGGGCCTTTACCAGGTTTCCAAATTACAGATCTAAATCAGAAGGATCAAGCATATCTTCTTGATGGGAAGCCAGATGAAAAAGGAAACATGTCAACTTTGGATGCTACTCACGATATAACAGGATCATTTTCACCCTCAACATATATGCAATCACCCCCTCACTATCAAAAGGATGTCTTACACCGACGTCATAACCTGGTGGAAGAAATCTTGCAGCTATCAGCAGATTCTTACTCAGTAGCATCGTCTGATAGCTCGAGCAGCTGCagtgaaaatgaaaattatgaCTCCGAGCAATCAAATCCTGAACAAGATATGTTGGTGGATCATCTTAATGAGAATAGCCCCGGCGAGGAGATTCTGGGATCTGAAAAAGGCACAAGCTTGCTTTATTCTCAACCAGAAAAAAGTAGCATAATAAAGACTTGGAGGATAGATGAATCGTTCAAAGCAAAGACCAATAATATTATTTCTGGACTACATAATAGTGAGCTTGCTTCCGGTgttaatcatatttataattgGTTTGACAAAAGGAAAAGCAAGAGGAAGCCTAAAAAGAGAGTTGTTTCTCTATTGGTGGATAATAGTGTCATAAGTAGCGGAGAAACATCTCATAGAAGTGATGCTGATATCAGTGATTCTGGTGAAGATGGGTGTGTTTCTGATCATTTGCAAGAAGGTTCATTGACTATGGGCTGTAATAGTAAGAGAACTACTAGATTTTGGGGTGCTGAAAAAATCCCTGAAGTAATGGGTGATTTAGTGGACGAGTATATTACAACAACGCTGTCAGATTCCAGCATTGATGAGACTTGTAGGATTTACGTATGTTGTGATTGCATACTACGGCAAGAATCCACCTACACGCAACA GGAAGTAGTATTGCTGCGGAGTAGCCAAGAGAAATTGTGTGTGCTGTTCGTGGATGTTTCTACTGATTCACAAG ACAGAAATTTAAGTTTATTGTGTTCGCATGCTATAAATGATATACAAGATGTCTCAGTTGGGCTAGGACTTCAAGTTGTGAG GCTACGCTTTAAGGAGGGCGCGGAGTATATTTTCAAAACAGAGAGCATCGAGAAAACAACAGTTTTACTCAATATCACTAAAGTGTTGGATTCTCAAGCTACGGAATCTAAATGTTTGGGAAG TTTGGAGAATATTCAAATGGAAATGTTTGAGAAAGAAATATGTGGTGGTTTAAAGTTGAGTATATTCCAGTACAGTGTTCTCCATTTTCAGAGAAGCACTCTTGGAG AGGTGTCATGGCTTCCACGGTCACTATTTGTGGTAGATGGACATCTTTTCATATGCATTGAAGACTTCAGGCTGCTGAGTTCTCtgccaaaggatacttcttcggcTCCATATTTCTCACTTGACTCGAGCTGCTCCATCTCCGACATTTTTGAGATG GCTATTGAATCCCGGGGAAGCTCATACTTGTCACTGAAGATCAAGCAGAAGAATTCCACATTTCAAGCCAGACCAAACAGAACAGCGACTTCAGCAACATGGAAGCTCAAATTATTCAGCATCGAGTGTGTACTCAAATTCGTGTCTCTAGTCAAAGGACTTCATCCGGATTCACCAGAATTCCCGTTGCTCGTAAGGCATTTGGGTTAG
- the LOC111215683 gene encoding uncharacterized protein LOC111215683 isoform X2, whose product MASLPYGVSNLCRSQEVLSATVQIRPTGRQITGGVRAAKRVLYNGLSSSVEINASRQRMRCRVSSESSTETEEDSATKTKKTPFGYTRKDVLLIGVGVTALGIGLESGLEYVGVDPLQAGNAVQLILVLGLTLGWISTYIFRVGNKEMTYAQQLRDYESQVMQKRLESLSEAELEALMEQVDEEKRQV is encoded by the exons ATGGCTTCTCTACCGTACGGAGTTTCTAATCTATGCAGAAGCCAAGAGGTTCTGTCTGCAACTGTACAGATTCGTCCGACTGGTCGACAAATCACAG GAGGAGTTAGAGCGGCGAAGAGAGTCTTGTATAATGGATTGTCATCATCAGTGGAAATAAATGCGAGTAGGCAAAGAATGAGATGTAGAGTGAGCTCAGAATCATCTACTGAAACTGAAGAAGATTCTGCCACAAAGACCAAG AAGACGCCGTTTGGATACACGAGGAAGGATGTTCTGTTGATAGGAGTTGGAGTTACTGCACTTGGTATCGGGCTAGAGAGTGGCCTTGAG TATGTGGGAGTAGATCCTTTGCAAGCAGGTAACGCTGTACAGCTGATACTGGTGCTAGGCTTGACACTGGGTTGGATATCGACTTATATCTTTAGGGTCGGTAACAAGGAGATGACTTATGCTCAGCAACTTCGTGACTACGAGTCTCAAGTCATGCAG AAACGGTTGGAGAGCTTATCTGAGGCTGAGTTAGAGGCATTGATGGAACAAGTTGATGAAGAGAAGCGACAGGTTTAG
- the LOC111197757 gene encoding uncharacterized protein LOC111197757 isoform X2 gives MDESLQLLPAVESLDLSRNKFAKVDNLRRCSKLKHLDLGFNQLRKISHLSEVSCHLVKLVLRNNALTTLRGIENLKSLEGLDVSFNIISDFSELEFLGSLSFLTDLWLEGNPFCCARWYRANVLSYVARPNDLKLDGKQIGNREFWKRQVVVTRRKTQPASYGFYSPAREEADDEGSFNRKKSQAKIYRLASIDTEEESTYVNSDQESASCELETQSKEENIKSDHEDDIFGLISKVEKLKKERSVLWLREVKEWMDHPSEGFVDVRKDGWSIDSEKKFYTKNGKNPKHHKEALRYPPGPLPGFQITDLNQKDQAYLLDGKPDEKGNMSTLDATHDITGSFSPSTYMQSPPHYQKDVLHRRHNLVEEILQLSADSYSVASSDSSSSCSENENYDSEQSNPEQDMLVDHLNENSPGEEILGSEKGTSLLYSQPEKSSIIKTWRIDESFKAKTNNIISGLHNSELASGVNHIYNWFDKRKSKRKPKKRVVSLLVDNSVISSGETSHRSDADISDSGEDGCVSDHLQEGSLTMGCNSKRTTRFWGAEKIPEVMGDLVDEYITTTLSDSSIDETCRIYVCCDCILRQESTYTQQEVVLLRSSQEKLCVLFVDVSTDSQDRNLSLLCSHAINDIQDVSVGLGLQVVRLRFKEGAEYIFKTESIEKTTVLLNITKVLDSQATESKCLGSLENIQMEMFEKEICGGLKLSIFQYSVLHFQRSTLGEVSWLPRSLFVVDGHLFICIEDFRLLSSLPKDTSSAPYFSLDSSCSISDIFEMAIESRGSSYLSLKIKQKNSTFQARPNRTATSATWKLKLFSIECVLKFVSLVKGLHPDSPEFPLLVRHLG, from the exons ATGGATGAGTCGTTGCAACTTCTCCCAGCTGTTGAGTCGCTTGATCTGAGTCGGAACAAGTTTGCGAAGGTGGATAATCTTCGGAGGTGTTCCAAGTTGAAACACCTTGATCTAGGTTTCAATCAACTTAGAAAAATTTCTCACTTGAGCGAG GTATCATGTCACCTTGTTAAACTTGTTTTGAGGAACAACGCTCTAACTACATTGCGTGGGATTGAGAATTTGAAGTCACTTGAAGGCCTTGATGTTTCCTTCAATATTATTTCAGACTTCTCAGAATTGGAATTCCTTGGGAGTCTTTCATTCTTGACAGACTTGTGGTTGGAAGGAAATCCGTTTTGCTGTGCTCGATGGTACAGGGCAAATGTCCTCAGCTACGTTGCTCGTCCAAATGAT TTAAAGCTAGATGGCAAACAAATTGGGAATAGAGAATTTTGGAAGAGGCAGGTTGTTGTTACCCGTAGGAAAACTCAGCCTGCTAGCTATGGGTTCTACTCTCCGGCTAGAGAGGAAGCTGATGATGAAGGAAGCTTCAATAGAAAAAAG TCACAGGCGAAAATCTACCGGCTCGCGTCTATTGACACTGAGGAAGAGAGCACTTATGTGAATTCTGATCAAGAGTCTGCTTCATGTGAACTCGAGACTCAAAGCAAAGAGGAGAATATCAAGTCCGATCACGAAGATGATATATTTGGTCTAATAAGTAAAGTTGAAAAGTTGAAGAAAGAACGTTCGGTTCTTTGGCTGCGAGAGGTTAAGGAGTGGATGGATCATCCGTCAGAGGGTTTTGTGGATGTCAGAAAAGACGGCTGGAGTATTGATTCAGAGAAAAAGTTCTACACAAAGAATGGAAAAAACCCGAAGCATCACAAGGAAGCATTGAGATATCCACCAGGGCCTTTACCAGGTTTCCAAATTACAGATCTAAATCAGAAGGATCAAGCATATCTTCTTGATGGGAAGCCAGATGAAAAAGGAAACATGTCAACTTTGGATGCTACTCACGATATAACAGGATCATTTTCACCCTCAACATATATGCAATCACCCCCTCACTATCAAAAGGATGTCTTACACCGACGTCATAACCTGGTGGAAGAAATCTTGCAGCTATCAGCAGATTCTTACTCAGTAGCATCGTCTGATAGCTCGAGCAGCTGCagtgaaaatgaaaattatgaCTCCGAGCAATCAAATCCTGAACAAGATATGTTGGTGGATCATCTTAATGAGAATAGCCCCGGCGAGGAGATTCTGGGATCTGAAAAAGGCACAAGCTTGCTTTATTCTCAACCAGAAAAAAGTAGCATAATAAAGACTTGGAGGATAGATGAATCGTTCAAAGCAAAGACCAATAATATTATTTCTGGACTACATAATAGTGAGCTTGCTTCCGGTgttaatcatatttataattgGTTTGACAAAAGGAAAAGCAAGAGGAAGCCTAAAAAGAGAGTTGTTTCTCTATTGGTGGATAATAGTGTCATAAGTAGCGGAGAAACATCTCATAGAAGTGATGCTGATATCAGTGATTCTGGTGAAGATGGGTGTGTTTCTGATCATTTGCAAGAAGGTTCATTGACTATGGGCTGTAATAGTAAGAGAACTACTAGATTTTGGGGTGCTGAAAAAATCCCTGAAGTAATGGGTGATTTAGTGGACGAGTATATTACAACAACGCTGTCAGATTCCAGCATTGATGAGACTTGTAGGATTTACGTATGTTGTGATTGCATACTACGGCAAGAATCCACCTACACGCAACA GGAAGTAGTATTGCTGCGGAGTAGCCAAGAGAAATTGTGTGTGCTGTTCGTGGATGTTTCTACTGATTCACAAG ACAGAAATTTAAGTTTATTGTGTTCGCATGCTATAAATGATATACAAGATGTCTCAGTTGGGCTAGGACTTCAAGTTGTGAG GCTACGCTTTAAGGAGGGCGCGGAGTATATTTTCAAAACAGAGAGCATCGAGAAAACAACAGTTTTACTCAATATCACTAAAGTGTTGGATTCTCAAGCTACGGAATCTAAATGTTTGGGAAG TTTGGAGAATATTCAAATGGAAATGTTTGAGAAAGAAATATGTGGTGGTTTAAAGTTGAGTATATTCCAGTACAGTGTTCTCCATTTTCAGAGAAGCACTCTTGGAG AGGTGTCATGGCTTCCACGGTCACTATTTGTGGTAGATGGACATCTTTTCATATGCATTGAAGACTTCAGGCTGCTGAGTTCTCtgccaaaggatacttcttcggcTCCATATTTCTCACTTGACTCGAGCTGCTCCATCTCCGACATTTTTGAGATG GCTATTGAATCCCGGGGAAGCTCATACTTGTCACTGAAGATCAAGCAGAAGAATTCCACATTTCAAGCCAGACCAAACAGAACAGCGACTTCAGCAACATGGAAGCTCAAATTATTCAGCATCGAGTGTGTACTCAAATTCGTGTCTCTAGTCAAAGGACTTCATCCGGATTCACCAGAATTCCCGTTGCTCGTAAGGCATTTGGGTTAG
- the LOC111215683 gene encoding uncharacterized protein LOC111215683 isoform X1, translating into MASLPYGVSNLCRSQEVLSATVQIRPTGRQITDDAGGVRAAKRVLYNGLSSSVEINASRQRMRCRVSSESSTETEEDSATKTKKTPFGYTRKDVLLIGVGVTALGIGLESGLEYVGVDPLQAGNAVQLILVLGLTLGWISTYIFRVGNKEMTYAQQLRDYESQVMQKRLESLSEAELEALMEQVDEEKRQV; encoded by the exons ATGGCTTCTCTACCGTACGGAGTTTCTAATCTATGCAGAAGCCAAGAGGTTCTGTCTGCAACTGTACAGATTCGTCCGACTGGTCGACAAATCACAG ATGATGCAGGAGGAGTTAGAGCGGCGAAGAGAGTCTTGTATAATGGATTGTCATCATCAGTGGAAATAAATGCGAGTAGGCAAAGAATGAGATGTAGAGTGAGCTCAGAATCATCTACTGAAACTGAAGAAGATTCTGCCACAAAGACCAAG AAGACGCCGTTTGGATACACGAGGAAGGATGTTCTGTTGATAGGAGTTGGAGTTACTGCACTTGGTATCGGGCTAGAGAGTGGCCTTGAG TATGTGGGAGTAGATCCTTTGCAAGCAGGTAACGCTGTACAGCTGATACTGGTGCTAGGCTTGACACTGGGTTGGATATCGACTTATATCTTTAGGGTCGGTAACAAGGAGATGACTTATGCTCAGCAACTTCGTGACTACGAGTCTCAAGTCATGCAG AAACGGTTGGAGAGCTTATCTGAGGCTGAGTTAGAGGCATTGATGGAACAAGTTGATGAAGAGAAGCGACAGGTTTAG